One Salvia splendens isolate huo1 chromosome 22, SspV2, whole genome shotgun sequence DNA segment encodes these proteins:
- the LOC121786520 gene encoding U-box domain-containing protein 54-like isoform X2 — protein MASGSISEIEEEADVSEYEVGEERKWSLESERENVVYVAVWKEIDERLSMDALLWTLNNAVIDPSSALVFLVHAFPQTSFIPSPLGKLHIDQVNPEQKEMFLSQESGKRRDLLQKFVNLCSASQVKVETILVESDMEGKAILDLIPILNITKLILGASKATVRRMKSSKGNGAVDQIVHKAPGFCEVKIICEGKEVSDLSMTESPSPSPSPSPSPRPTHSTPTFAQNKQQTANDSAACGCFKI, from the exons ATGGCGTCCGGCTCCATCAGCGAGATCGAAGAAGAGGCTGACGTTAGCGAGTATGAGGTGGGGGAGGAGAGGAAGTGGTCGTTGGAGTCGGAGAGGGAGAATGTAGTGTATGTTGCGGTGTGGAAGGAGATTGACGAGAGGTTGAGCATGGACGCCTTGCTGTGGACGCTCAACAATGCTGTGATTGATCCCTCTTCCGCTCTCGTCTTCCTCGTCCACGCCTTCCCTCAGACCAGCTTCATCCCTTCGCCAT TGGGGAAGTTGCATATCGATCAAGTGAACCCGGAGCAGAAGGAGATGTTTTTGTCCCAAGAAAGTGGCAAGAGGAGAGATCTTCTGCAAAAGTTTGTCAATCTCTGCTCTGCTTctcag GTTAAAGTGGAGACCATACTTGTTGAAAGTGATATGGAGGGTAAAGCCATACTTGATCTCATTCCTATTCTCAATATCACAAAGCTCATTCTTGGTGCCAGTAAGGCTACTGTAAG ACGGATGAAGTCCAGTAAAGGGAATGGAGCAGTTGATCAGATAGTGCACAAGGCACCTGGATTCTGTGAGGTTAAGATTATATGTGAAGGGAAGGAAGTTTCCGACCTGTCGATGACAGAGTCCCcgtctccttctccttctccttcccCCTCTCCCAGGCCAACTCATTCAACACCCACCTTTgctcaaaacaaacaacaaacaGCGAATGACTCAGCTGCTTGCGGTTGTTTTAAAATCTGA
- the LOC121786520 gene encoding uncharacterized protein LOC121786520 isoform X1, with product MASGSISEIEEEADVSEYEVGEERKWSLESERENVVYVAVWKEIDERLSMDALLWTLNNAVIDPSSALVFLVHAFPQTSFIPSPCNSSLSLSLSRSPSDEFLEMAVGKLHIDQVNPEQKEMFLSQESGKRRDLLQKFVNLCSASQVKVETILVESDMEGKAILDLIPILNITKLILGASKATVRRMKSSKGNGAVDQIVHKAPGFCEVKIICEGKEVSDLSMTESPSPSPSPSPSPRPTHSTPTFAQNKQQTANDSAACGCFKI from the exons ATGGCGTCCGGCTCCATCAGCGAGATCGAAGAAGAGGCTGACGTTAGCGAGTATGAGGTGGGGGAGGAGAGGAAGTGGTCGTTGGAGTCGGAGAGGGAGAATGTAGTGTATGTTGCGGTGTGGAAGGAGATTGACGAGAGGTTGAGCATGGACGCCTTGCTGTGGACGCTCAACAATGCTGTGATTGATCCCTCTTCCGCTCTCGTCTTCCTCGTCCACGCCTTCCCTCAGACCAGCTTCATCCCTTCGCCATGTaactcatctctctctctctctctctctcgctctcccTCTGATGAGTTTCTTGAAATGGCAGTGGGGAAGTTGCATATCGATCAAGTGAACCCGGAGCAGAAGGAGATGTTTTTGTCCCAAGAAAGTGGCAAGAGGAGAGATCTTCTGCAAAAGTTTGTCAATCTCTGCTCTGCTTctcag GTTAAAGTGGAGACCATACTTGTTGAAAGTGATATGGAGGGTAAAGCCATACTTGATCTCATTCCTATTCTCAATATCACAAAGCTCATTCTTGGTGCCAGTAAGGCTACTGTAAG ACGGATGAAGTCCAGTAAAGGGAATGGAGCAGTTGATCAGATAGTGCACAAGGCACCTGGATTCTGTGAGGTTAAGATTATATGTGAAGGGAAGGAAGTTTCCGACCTGTCGATGACAGAGTCCCcgtctccttctccttctccttcccCCTCTCCCAGGCCAACTCATTCAACACCCACCTTTgctcaaaacaaacaacaaacaGCGAATGACTCAGCTGCTTGCGGTTGTTTTAAAATCTGA